A portion of the Nitrospira defluvii genome contains these proteins:
- a CDS encoding DUF2309 domain-containing protein, with the protein MDPVSQTPGHSDLEARRMELRGTIRLASEVIAQYWPMRTFVHHNPLHSLEYLPFTETVRRGKQFLGGNGYLSGDMYRRYLKSGRILVRHVDEALATLARPDEVDLGSCRIAHREVLRACLTHGLSRPTDEPFDRLMEPAPDEEPIDVLAERLVSFCTPNVQERMAAAIREDVTALGRELTLSSWCDRTMGTTIVDQINGELVKWCEAFLDEGHAAWPMPERHQGFYAAWKQAAGKEWMTCGIEDSRRKIAALPEHPEDVVLDCLEALAIPVEFRQDYLSLQLAALPGWAGFIKWRAEENDYAWQQAYPVGLVKFLAVRLWYVRELVQKVCQHDLGIDGTYRAVLRFMDQQPHAYFIRKEWVAGRLPAAYVDRVARLHAKAGSTQNNARLTREWEQLTHHYQIEYGPRRERAAQRSMARRLLTLAQALQIVPTLLMDAPLPALRQLLDWMDAFPESAHGPVWLNAFEAGYHEHLFGMLQRTPTKPQPATPDHRPPVRPHSQSVFCIDVRSEPFRRHLESTGANDTYGFAGFFAVFIRYRAWGKEHETEQFPVIMRAKNEVREIPRSYLDHYVSKHQSRAKLVHAGHTLLHDLKENVVTPYVMVESLGWFYALPMMAKTLVPALYKRLTTWVRRLFVPPIATILTVDKLAPAETEEMVVSEQRALIWKALRDQLGLHGSRVEAEFVEALRRRALDEEAPVEPYLTDAAKAVDLSAEQLATFLDDLRRHYRINRRAASRQKERITRTGFTLDEQVLTVETALRMMGLVRNFARLVLFCAHGSTTENNPFESALDCGACGGNEGKPNARVLAAMANRPPVRERLAKRGIEIPPDTHFLAGQVDTTTDEVQLFDLEDAPPTHRKDVARLYDDLREAAQLTSQERCTRFPDVGAVLALDKASAHVAGRSADWSQVRPEWGLSGNTTFIIGRRELTKGLNLGGRVFLQSYDHREDPTARWLEVLLTAPQVVAQWINMEHYFSAADNDVYGSGSKIYHNVVGRIGIMAGPWSDLRLGLAWQTVMNDEVPYHEPMRLLTLVEASRTRIEQLIARHEILQHFYHNEWVHLAALDPEDGIWYRYMPSGVWRRIRHPGDT; encoded by the coding sequence ATGGACCCGGTGAGCCAGACACCCGGACACAGCGATCTCGAAGCCCGCCGCATGGAATTGCGAGGGACGATTCGACTGGCCAGCGAGGTCATCGCGCAGTACTGGCCCATGCGCACGTTCGTCCACCATAATCCGTTGCACAGCCTGGAGTATCTCCCGTTTACCGAGACGGTCCGCCGCGGCAAGCAGTTTTTGGGCGGGAACGGTTACCTCTCCGGCGACATGTATCGGCGGTACTTGAAGTCCGGCCGCATTCTGGTCCGGCACGTGGACGAGGCCTTGGCCACCCTCGCGCGTCCTGACGAAGTCGACCTCGGATCCTGTCGCATCGCGCATCGCGAGGTCTTGCGAGCCTGCCTGACCCACGGCCTCTCCCGTCCAACCGACGAGCCATTCGACCGGCTCATGGAACCGGCGCCGGACGAAGAACCCATCGACGTGTTGGCCGAACGCCTCGTGTCATTCTGCACGCCGAACGTGCAGGAACGCATGGCCGCCGCCATCCGCGAGGATGTGACGGCCCTCGGACGGGAGTTGACACTGTCGAGCTGGTGCGACCGAACCATGGGGACCACGATCGTCGACCAGATTAACGGTGAACTCGTCAAATGGTGTGAAGCCTTCCTCGACGAGGGTCACGCCGCCTGGCCGATGCCGGAACGGCATCAAGGCTTCTATGCCGCATGGAAACAGGCCGCCGGGAAGGAGTGGATGACCTGCGGCATCGAAGACAGCCGCCGGAAAATTGCCGCGCTCCCGGAACATCCGGAAGACGTGGTACTCGATTGTCTGGAAGCGCTCGCCATCCCGGTGGAGTTCAGGCAGGACTACCTGTCCCTCCAGCTCGCGGCGCTGCCTGGATGGGCCGGTTTCATCAAATGGCGGGCGGAGGAAAATGACTACGCCTGGCAGCAGGCCTACCCTGTCGGCCTGGTGAAATTTCTGGCCGTCCGGCTGTGGTACGTGCGGGAGCTGGTCCAGAAGGTCTGTCAGCACGACTTGGGCATCGACGGCACCTATCGCGCCGTCTTGCGCTTCATGGACCAGCAGCCCCACGCGTACTTCATACGGAAGGAATGGGTCGCCGGTCGGCTACCCGCCGCCTATGTCGATCGCGTGGCCCGGCTCCACGCCAAGGCCGGCTCCACCCAGAACAACGCTCGACTCACACGGGAATGGGAGCAACTGACCCATCACTACCAGATCGAGTATGGCCCACGCCGGGAGCGGGCTGCGCAGCGAAGCATGGCTCGCCGCTTGCTCACACTCGCCCAGGCGCTTCAGATTGTGCCGACGCTCTTGATGGACGCTCCGCTGCCGGCGCTACGCCAACTCCTGGACTGGATGGACGCGTTTCCCGAATCGGCGCATGGCCCGGTGTGGCTGAACGCCTTCGAGGCCGGGTATCACGAGCATCTCTTCGGGATGTTGCAGCGCACACCGACCAAACCGCAGCCGGCGACTCCCGACCACCGGCCGCCGGTCCGGCCCCATTCGCAATCGGTCTTTTGCATCGATGTGCGCTCCGAGCCGTTTCGCCGCCATCTGGAATCGACGGGCGCCAACGACACCTATGGCTTCGCCGGATTCTTCGCCGTCTTTATCCGCTACCGGGCCTGGGGCAAGGAACATGAGACGGAGCAATTCCCCGTCATCATGCGCGCCAAGAACGAAGTCCGCGAGATTCCGCGCAGTTATCTGGATCACTACGTCTCCAAACATCAGTCGCGCGCCAAACTCGTCCACGCCGGACATACCCTGTTGCATGACCTGAAAGAAAACGTGGTCACCCCGTACGTCATGGTGGAGTCGCTCGGCTGGTTTTATGCTCTCCCCATGATGGCCAAAACCCTGGTGCCCGCGCTATACAAACGCCTGACCACCTGGGTACGGCGATTGTTTGTTCCGCCGATCGCGACCATCTTGACGGTGGATAAACTGGCGCCGGCCGAAACCGAGGAAATGGTCGTCTCCGAGCAACGCGCGTTGATCTGGAAAGCGTTGCGTGACCAACTCGGGCTCCACGGCTCTCGCGTCGAGGCCGAGTTCGTGGAGGCCCTCCGGCGGCGTGCACTGGATGAGGAGGCGCCCGTCGAACCGTACCTGACTGACGCCGCCAAAGCGGTCGATCTGTCAGCCGAGCAGTTGGCCACATTCCTCGACGATTTGCGCCGCCACTACCGGATCAATCGCCGCGCGGCCTCGCGCCAGAAGGAACGCATCACTCGCACCGGCTTTACGCTCGACGAGCAGGTCCTGACGGTCGAAACCGCCTTGCGCATGATGGGGCTGGTACGAAATTTTGCGCGACTGGTGCTCTTCTGCGCCCACGGCAGCACGACGGAGAACAATCCCTTCGAGTCGGCCTTGGACTGCGGCGCCTGCGGCGGCAACGAAGGAAAACCGAATGCCCGCGTCCTGGCCGCCATGGCCAACCGGCCGCCGGTGCGCGAGCGGCTGGCGAAACGCGGCATTGAGATTCCACCCGATACTCATTTCCTCGCCGGGCAAGTCGACACCACAACCGACGAGGTGCAGCTCTTCGACCTTGAAGACGCGCCCCCGACCCATCGTAAAGACGTCGCACGGCTGTATGACGATTTGCGGGAGGCGGCCCAGCTCACCAGCCAGGAGCGCTGCACGCGGTTTCCCGACGTCGGTGCGGTTCTGGCCCTCGACAAGGCCTCGGCCCATGTGGCTGGACGCAGCGCGGACTGGAGCCAGGTCCGGCCCGAATGGGGCCTCTCCGGGAACACAACGTTCATCATCGGCCGCCGGGAATTGACGAAGGGATTAAATTTGGGCGGACGTGTCTTCCTCCAGTCCTACGACCATCGGGAAGATCCGACCGCCCGCTGGCTGGAAGTGCTCCTGACCGCGCCCCAGGTGGTGGCGCAGTGGATCAACATGGAGCATTATTTCTCGGCCGCCGACAACGACGTGTATGGAAGCGGAAGCAAGATCTATCACAACGTCGTCGGGCGCATCGGTATCATGGCCGGTCCCTGGAGCGACCTGCGGCTCGGTCTGGCCTGGCAGACCGTCATGAACGACGAGGTGCCGTACCACGAACCCATGCGTCTGCTGACACTGGTGGAGGCCTCGCGGACCCGGATTGAACAACTCATCGCCCGGCATGAGATTTTGCAGCATTTCTACCACAACGAGTGGGTCCATCTGGCCGCGCTGGACCCTGAGGATGGAATTTGGTACCGCTACATGCCGTCGGGAGTCTGGCGTCGAATCAGGCACCCCGGCGACACCTAA
- a CDS encoding NADH-quinone oxidoreductase subunit L, with product MAFLVLVPLLPLLTAFIVMTGDRAEQDQNARAGLLPIVASFLGALLTLVLVTTGGPVTIQLYDPAAVANLAFPIGFYIDRLSAVMMVLITGVTTLIYRYSMGYMYQDRGYRRYLGMLGLTTSVLLCMVSSANLVMLFIFWQILSWLLFLLAHNHGHGATLSGAANTFTMLRLSDAAFLAGIVLAYSLYGTFEFQTLFTRATETPITLFIWPELGWEMNGVTAVTLLIFGGAMGKSAQFPIHTWLPRSLYAPTPIHALLHAGIINAGGFLLNRLAPLYGLSPSTLHLVFVIGMLTAMLGATMMLTQNDIKKTLGFSTIGQMGYMIMECGLGAFSLAVFHLIAHGLFKGTVFLNCGNVIHKARQEPSFPHLDREAEESEFSSLTWSTGFFTTLLLPLVILLVTHGVLRIPLLESQGTVIFLFFIWVTSSQAILSLTRIRAVASWKVSAAMLVTLIIVVFTYLFAVESFTHFLYPNAEEVASYFKAAALPGRLFDSLVVGTTLLTVLSWVYLYAHAHGRTITIPGWIEAFLVRLYVVCMNRLYLDQLYLKLGRLVTHVAHRLEKRLS from the coding sequence ATGGCTTTCCTCGTCCTCGTCCCGCTGTTGCCGTTATTGACGGCGTTCATCGTGATGACCGGAGATCGCGCCGAACAGGACCAGAATGCGAGGGCCGGACTCCTTCCGATCGTCGCCTCCTTCTTGGGCGCCCTGCTCACCCTAGTGCTGGTGACCACCGGGGGACCGGTCACCATCCAGTTGTACGATCCGGCCGCCGTCGCCAATCTCGCCTTCCCGATCGGGTTCTATATCGACCGGCTCAGCGCCGTCATGATGGTGCTCATCACCGGCGTCACCACGCTCATTTATCGCTATTCCATGGGCTACATGTATCAGGATCGCGGGTATCGGCGCTATCTGGGCATGCTGGGCCTCACGACTTCCGTGCTGCTCTGCATGGTCTCCAGCGCCAATCTCGTCATGCTGTTCATCTTCTGGCAAATTCTCTCCTGGCTGCTGTTCCTGCTCGCACACAATCACGGCCACGGCGCCACCCTCTCCGGCGCCGCCAACACCTTCACCATGTTGCGACTCAGCGATGCCGCGTTTCTCGCAGGCATTGTCCTGGCCTATTCCCTCTACGGCACGTTCGAGTTTCAGACACTGTTCACACGCGCCACGGAGACGCCCATCACGCTGTTCATCTGGCCGGAACTCGGCTGGGAGATGAACGGCGTGACCGCGGTGACGCTGCTCATTTTCGGCGGCGCGATGGGCAAGTCGGCCCAGTTCCCGATTCACACCTGGTTGCCCCGTTCACTCTACGCGCCGACGCCGATCCATGCCCTCTTGCACGCGGGCATTATCAACGCCGGAGGGTTCCTGCTGAACCGGCTCGCCCCGCTGTACGGCCTGAGTCCGTCGACATTGCACCTGGTCTTCGTCATCGGCATGCTGACAGCTATGCTCGGCGCCACCATGATGTTGACTCAAAACGATATCAAGAAAACGCTGGGCTTCTCGACGATCGGGCAGATGGGCTACATGATCATGGAATGTGGTCTGGGCGCCTTCTCCCTCGCCGTGTTCCATCTGATCGCCCACGGGCTCTTCAAGGGCACCGTGTTTCTGAACTGCGGGAACGTCATCCACAAGGCCCGCCAGGAGCCGTCGTTTCCCCACCTTGATCGGGAGGCGGAGGAAAGCGAATTCTCCAGCCTGACCTGGTCCACCGGATTCTTCACTACGCTGTTGCTCCCGCTGGTCATCCTGCTGGTCACCCATGGCGTGCTAAGGATTCCGTTGCTCGAATCACAAGGTACGGTGATCTTCCTGTTTTTCATCTGGGTCACCTCGTCACAGGCCATCCTCTCGCTGACGCGCATACGCGCCGTGGCTTCGTGGAAAGTGTCCGCCGCCATGCTGGTGACCCTGATCATCGTGGTCTTCACCTACCTGTTCGCGGTGGAGAGCTTTACCCATTTCCTCTACCCGAACGCTGAGGAGGTGGCATCCTACTTTAAGGCAGCAGCGCTTCCCGGACGGCTCTTTGATAGCCTGGTGGTCGGCACCACTCTACTGACGGTGCTCAGCTGGGTCTATCTCTATGCCCACGCCCATGGCCGTACCATCACGATTCCCGGCTGGATCGAGGCGTTCCTCGTTCGCCTCTATGTGGTGTGCATGAACCGACTCTACCTGGATCAGCTCTACCTCAAACTCGGCCGTCTCGTGACCCACGTCGCCCATCGGTTGGAGAAACGCCTGTCGTGA
- a CDS encoding DUF2294 domain-containing protein, translated as MPVPSKGEKEAAVRTAIIKFEQEFLGRGPDEVRVFIVRDMLVVRLKGVLTLAERQLAKTAEGIDMVKRLRQNLIAQGRERLCEQVTDLIGAKITALFTDIDTVVGERIFVFTLESDVEANFR; from the coding sequence ATGCCCGTGCCCAGCAAGGGAGAAAAGGAAGCCGCCGTCCGGACGGCGATCATCAAGTTTGAGCAGGAATTCCTCGGACGAGGTCCTGACGAGGTCAGGGTGTTCATTGTGCGCGACATGCTGGTCGTGCGCTTGAAGGGGGTCCTGACGCTGGCCGAACGCCAATTGGCCAAGACCGCGGAAGGCATCGATATGGTGAAACGGCTGCGTCAGAATCTCATTGCCCAGGGCCGGGAGCGTCTCTGCGAACAGGTGACGGACCTCATCGGGGCAAAGATCACCGCCCTCTTCACCGACATCGATACCGTGGTCGGCGAACGTATTTTTGTCTTCACGTTGGAGTCCGATGTGGAAGCCAACTTTCGATAA